DNA from Nitrospina gracilis Nb-211:
CCGGGTGTCGGATGAAATCTGCCCACGGTCCGCAGACTTGATCTTTTCCAGATTTTTCACCATCTCGGCAATGTCTGCGTAACTGATGCGAATCATCTCCGTCACCAGCGGCTCGGATTTTTTGGCTTCCTCCAGCGCCGCTTTGGGTGCGATGCGGATGATGTTGTTCTGGCATTTGCGCGCGAGTCCGTAGTTGTCCAGTATCAGTTCCAGCGCCGTATTCCAGCCGACATCGACCAACCGGACGTTGACGTTGCCGCTCACGTCCGGCGACAGAACGACGTTGAACCCACTGACATCAGAGATGATGCGGAAGATGTTTTTGAGGCTCGCGTTCTGAAAATCGAAGGTGTAGCTTTCCTTCTGGCCACCAAGCAATTGGGCGCAGGTGTCTTCCAGACTGGCTTTGGACCCCGATTCATAAAGAGATCCTTCCTGCTGTCCGCTCGTCATGCCCATTTCCTCTTCAAACGAGGAGGCGGTCTGGGCGACGTCCTTTTTTTCCGCTTCCATGGAAGCGGCCTGAATGCGGACGTCCAGGCTGTTGGGTCCGGTTTTGACGATTTCGTAACTTGCGGTCTGGTTGAGACCGATCTCCAAACGCAGAACCTTCGCTTCTTCAAAGTAAGTCGGCGTGACGGTGCTGACCACTCCCTTGTTGACCTGGATGGCGCCGGTCAGCATACCCTGGGAGGTTCCTGGAAAATCGAGCACCAGGCGGAGCGGGTTTTCCAGTTTGAAGGCGGTGTAATTCATGGAACCGCTGATCCGGAGTTTGATGGAGGTTTCCTTGCCTTCTTGGTCTGCGCTCAGGCCCTGGACTTCGTTCATGACCGAAGCGGGCGCCTCTTCGGTCATTTGAGCCACATTCCAGACCTTGCCGTTTTTTCCATGGGTGCTTTTTCCGGATTTGGTGACGGAAATCCCCTTCATATTTTCCGGCTCAACGGAGGTGTGGCCCTTGTCCCCCGTGGCGCCGAAAACCGGGAACGCCGTCAGACACACGCCCATCACGACGACGGTCAAACAAGAGATATGCATTTTCATGTTTTTGGTTTTCACAACACGCTCCTCATTCATCGGCCGGTTTAGTAAACTCCAGATATCGGGTTTGCGTCCGGATATTGCCCTGATAATCGCGGATACGTTCGATTATGGTGATCTTTTCCTGATCGATGGCCTCGACCACACCGTAGCGCGGGCCCAGCAGGGAACCGACGCGAATGGTGTGCCCGAAGGTATCCGGGGTTTCCACCAAGGCAACGGTCTCCTGACCGTTCCAGATCAGGCCGGACAGTTTCAATTGGCCCAATTCATTTTGCAGGTCGGAGCCGATCTGCATGGACCCAATACCGCTGGCCTTTTCAATCAGGTTTTTGTAGTTGTTGAGTTCCTCGATGATCTCGTCCTTGCTCATTTTCCGCAATTCGCTTTTGTTCTTGAACAACGCCGCATAGTATTCGAGATCGGAATGGAGGCGCGGATCGGTCCGCTTGACAGCGCGGTACACCTCATAAGGAATGGAAGGCAAACCGCCCAGTTCCTGATCCATGCGGCTCCGGAACAACCTCTGTTCCTCCATTCTTTCGTGCATCCGTTCCTGCCGTCCCTTGGCTTCCTCCTGCTGACGTTGAATGGCTTCTATATCCACTTCATCAATCTGAGGCACAAAGGGATCGCGCTTGTCCGTGAACATGTAACGCAATCCCGGAGCAAAAACAGCTTTGAGGGTGTCGAAATCTTCCTTGGTGGATTTCAACCTCCGCACCACTTCCTGCATGGCGCCAACGGCACGCCGGTTCATTTTGGCGATGCCCTCGGCATTTCCTTCCTGGTCCATCTGGTTGTACCAGCGTCCTTCCGGGGACTCATAGAAGCGGACCATCCGCTCGATTTCGCGGTCGCTGAGAGCTCTGTAGCGGAACAAATTGTCGATGATGTGCAAAGACCGCTGATGGTCGCGCAGTTCCATTTTGAGTTTCATGATCAGCTTCTCCGCACTGCCCACCGCGAAGAAATCGTTCAACGGCGCCACGGTCCGCAAAATGGATGCCTTGAATTTGATTTCGTAATCCACCTGGGACTTGGCTTTTTCCAGGCGATTTATCAACTCCAGCCGGCTTTTTTCCGGAGGATTGTTGGTGATGCTTTTGAGAAAACTTTCATACTCACCCCAACGCTTCACATAGCCGGAATCCAGAGATGCCACCCGGCGTCCCAAGGGAGAGCGGAAAAAACGGATGGCGCGGCGGATATGCGTGCGGTTGAAACCGTCCCGCAGGGTCCGGAACTTGGCGTTGTAAAATTCGTTGGTGTTGAACGCACCTTCATACACTTCGTTGATGAGGGTGATGTGTTCCCTGGAAAGTCCAAGAGAGGACAGCAGATTGGGACTGGTGAAGACGGAAGGGTCCATCGTCATCCGGGCCACCAGCGCCTTTTCCTTTTGCGATCCACTGACCACAAACAACTGCCGCACCAGAGACGTTTTATTTTGCGTCCTGGCCGCCTCAAGCGGAGGCACCCAGGCGGCAAGAATCAGCGTGACTGCCATCAGGGACGCCGTGAGCCAGCGCGTGCCGCTTCTGTAGGGGAATCCGTTGGAGTGTTGGGTCTGCGTTTTCATGGTCGCGTTCCACATATGGTTTTATTCACCCTCTTTTTCCGATCCTTCGATGTAAGCAAAAGTTTTTGCCTGAATATCCGTCTTCAACAACAGGACCGCCTCCCGCTTGGCTTCTCCCATTTTCCCCTTCACGGAAACCTGGGTGGTTTCCCGCACCATTTTGAGCTTGGAAATGTTCACCATGCGCAACAAGCTCTGCAAGGTGTCAAAGAAACCGGCCGTACGGTAATAATCCCCGGTGATGGTCATGGTGATGGGGATTTCCTTGTAGAATCTTTTTTCGGAAGCCTCGTCCAGTCGGAAAGTGACGATGTTCACGTCCAGAAACCGCCCCACGTCCGAAATCTTGTTCAACAGCGTGGGCAACTGCTCCACCAGCGGGAGCTGACGTTTCTTTTCCACCAGCGTGCCCGAAAGCGTGGCGACCTGCTTGGTGATCAACTCTTTCTGGGACACTTCCTGCTGGTACAGCTTCAACTTGTCCTGGGTTTTGCCCAGCTTGGTTTCCAAATCGCGGTACTCATCCTGGTAAGCACTGTAGACCAGAAAGTAGTACATCAGGATAACACCGAAGCACAGCACCGCACCCGCCATGATGGCCTGAGGTTTCTGAAACCGGTCCAGCTTGTCGTATGGAATCTTGTCTAAAATTTTATCCATGGTTCAACCTTTTTGCGGAGCCTCAAGTTTAAGCACATGACTGTAAATGGTGAATTCCTTGACCGGATGATTCTTTTCCCATTTCTGTTCGGTCTTCGCCAGCATCACATGGTCGAAGTACGGCAGGGTCCGCAATCGATCCACGAAATGGACGATTGCCTGATGATCGTCCCCCTGTCCGGTGATCTGAATGAATTGATGCGGTTCGAATTCGCGCCCTTCTTTCTCCGCCCTGGCACGCTCTTCCCTCAGCCCGTCCTTGTTGACTCCAAGGAACAGATCCGGAACGTTTGCGAGATCATCCAGCGTACGTTGTTCCACGACGGTCAACCAGACCCCATCCGGAAGACTCCGGCCCAGGTCTTCCAGCAGTTCCGTGGTGCGGCTCCTCTTGGTACGAAGACCATCGATGCCTTTGATGATGTCGCCGTACCGCTCCTTTTTCTTTTTCAGCTTCTGAACCTTCCTGTAATCCGGCGTCAATGTGTTCACCTGGGCCTGCACTTCCTCGATGTCTCCTTCCAACTGCGCGACGGTGACCAACTGCCACGCCCAGACCATGAAGCAAGCCACACCGGCCAGCAAGCCAGCGCTCAGAATGCCGGCAAACAGCTTCTGTATGATGATTTCCCGGACAATGCGCTGGTAGTCGTATAAATTGACGCGAATGAGATTCATGGGTTATTTCACCTTTTGTTCTTTTTTCTTGGACTCCATCTGCTCGAGGTAATCGAACCGCCTCGAAGCCAGGCCAATGGCCACCGCAGACATGGGCGCCATGTGCGCCAGGGCTTTCTTGTCAAAGGTGGAGGGAACCTTGATGGATTCAAACGGATCAAACACCTCCACCGGCACCGCCATGCGGTCGGCGATCAGGCCATCGACCCCGGGAATCAACGCCCCGCCTCCCATGATGAAGACCTTTTCTACCTGGCTGTTGGAAGTGGAGCTGAAAAATTCAAACGCCTTGTGGAGTTCTTCGATGAGTGGATCGAACGAATCGAGGATGACGTTGATCACGTCGTCCTTTTCCACCTCTTCCGGCAGGACCCCATACTTGAATGCCTCGGCATCCTTGGGTTCGAGCTGGAAACGGCTGACCAGATTCTGCGTACACATGCCGCCACCCACCGGAATGTCGCGGGTGAAGGTGCTGACGCCGTCCATGAGGATGTTGAGATGGGTGAACGTGTGTCCGAGATCGACCAGCGCCACCGATCCCATGTCCTTGACATTGCGGGAATTGGCCAGGGCATTGACCATGGCGAACACGTCGAGGTCGACAATCACCGGCTTCAGACCGGCGGCGGCCAACACGGCAAGGCGGCTGTCGATGATTTCGTTCTGCACCGCCACCAGCAGAATGTCCAGCTTCTCCTCTTCCTCATCCTCGATCTCATGCTCTTCAAGAACCGTGCTCGGTTCCAGCACCTGGTAGTCAATGCGCACATCGTCGATGTCAAAAGGAATGTACTGCTCCGCTTCCTCCTGAATCGCATCGGCCAGATCTTCTTCCGGCATGGCCGGCACTCGGATTTTCTTGATCATCACCGCCTCGCCGGAGACGGAAACCACGGCAAACCGGTTGTTTATTTTTTCGGCGGCGAGCAGACGGGTGAGGGCGTCGGTGACCTGCTCCTCATCGCGCACCACTCCATCCGTCACCGATTCCGGTTCCAGGGGCATGAGTCCGAAATTCTTCAACTCAAACTTGCCCGGATCCCCATCGAGCTGGGCGACCTTGATGGAATGCGACCCGATATCAATAGCCAACAACGGAGTTTTGGCCGAAAGAAACATGTAACGTCCTCTGCGTGTGAGATTGGTTTCGCTCTTGACGGGAACCGCCCTCCGGCGAACCGGAATCCGGGCCCCCTCCTCCTGCTTTCCTTTTAATTATCAGGATGCCGCGGCCTCCACCGCCACCTCCATCCATTAATGAAACCGTTGAACTCCGAACGGCATCACGCCTGCTTTCTCCCCTTTCCGGTCTGGCGACGCACCTTGACCCTGGACTTGGATTTGGTTCTACCCTGGCTGGATACCCGGTCGTCGACAGAAGATTCCTCCCCAAAGACTTTCGAGCGCTCCCCCAGTTTGTAACCAAGTGCAAGAATGATTTTGCGTTTGGTGTCCAAGCGGCAATCGTTCCCTTTTTCAATCCGGTCGATGGTTTGCACGGTGACACTGGCTTTCCGTGCGAGCTCGGCCTTGCTCATCATCTTCGACTCGCGGATTTTGCGGACATTATTCACACTGGCCACAATATTCCCCTCCTTTGGCTAGAAAATTGGGACGAATTGCGCATGACTTCTAAGTACTTGCTATTCAGTTTTTACGGATGCCTACCAATATACTTGAATGTTTATTATTATGTCAATAATTTTTTTGAATTAACTTTTATTTAAACAAATTTATATAAATTTAAATAAATTTATAGCCCGGCTTGCGACGCCGCCAAAGGGCCGCTCTCCCGCTTCTGAAGCGGGTTTCCCGGCCTCCGGCATCCGCAAACGCAACCACCGGCCCATTGAAAAGACAGGCCTATTCGCCACATCGCATTCCCCTCCGCGGGCCCGGCTAAAAAAAGAGTGCGAATGCCTCGCCTCCAGCTTTCAAATGCCGGTTGGAATGGCCCGGCAATTCCGCTACAATCTTCCGCCATGAAACACGTTTACCTCGAAACCTTCGGGTGCCAGATGAATGTGGCCGACACCGACCGCATGGAACTGCTGCTGTTCCATTCCGGCTACACCCGCACACAACATGCGGAGGATGCGGACCTCATCCTGGTCAACACCTGTTCGATCCGGGACAAGGCGGAGCAAAAGGTGTATTCGCTGTTCGGCTCGTTCCGCCCGCTCAAGCAACAGAACCCGGACCTGTTGTTCGGACTCGCCGGGTGCCTGGCGCAACAGGAGCAGGAGTCCCTGCTGAAGCGCATGCCGTTTCTGGATTTCATCATCGGTCCCGACGCGGTGGAGGACATTCCGCTTGCTGTCGACCGTGTTCGCCGCGAGGGCAAACCGCTGGCCTGGACGGAGTTCGACCGCGAGAAGCATTACTCCATTCCCGTGGTCCAGCCGGTGAAACCGCCCGGCCCCAGCGCCTTCGTCAACATCATCAAGGGATGCGACAAGTTCTGTTCGTTCTGCGTGGTGCCGTTCACCCGCGGGCGGGAAAAGTCGCGGGAAGCGTCGGAGATCTACGGCGAGGTGCGGCAGTTGGTGGACCAGGGCGCGAGGGAGATCATCCTGCTCGGCCAGAACGTCAACGCCTACGGCAAACGCGGCCTCGAAAAACCGGTGGCCTTCCACGAACTGCTGTACGGCGTGGCGGAAATCCCCGGCGTCGAGCGCCTGCGCTTCACCACCAGCCACCCGCGCGACTTCACGCCCGAAACCGTTCAGGCGTTTCGCGAGATCGACAAGCTGGTCAACCATTTGCACCTGCCCGTGCAGTCCGGTAACGATCGCATTCTGGACCGCATGCGGCGCAGTCACACCGTGGCGGAGTACATGGAACAGATCGACGCACTGAGAAACGCGGTGCCGGACATCGCGCTGTCCACCGACATCATCGTCGGCTTTCCCGGCGAGACGGAAAGCGAGTTCGAAGACACGCTCCGCCTGATGGAGAAGGTGGGCTACAGCAACAGCTACATGTTCGCCTACAGCCCGCGGCCCAACACCCCCGCCGCGTTGTACGAGGACTCCGTGCCGGAGGAGGAAAAGAAACGCCGCCTGCACGCCACCATCGACCTGCAGTCGCGGCTGACGGACCAACTGAGTCAACAGTTCCTCGACAAAGAAGTCGAGGTGCTGGTGGAAAGCCGGACGTCGCGGCAGAACATGACGTT
Protein-coding regions in this window:
- the pilQ gene encoding type IV pilus secretin PilQ, translating into MKTKNMKMHISCLTVVVMGVCLTAFPVFGATGDKGHTSVEPENMKGISVTKSGKSTHGKNGKVWNVAQMTEEAPASVMNEVQGLSADQEGKETSIKLRISGSMNYTAFKLENPLRLVLDFPGTSQGMLTGAIQVNKGVVSTVTPTYFEEAKVLRLEIGLNQTASYEIVKTGPNSLDVRIQAASMEAEKKDVAQTASSFEEEMGMTSGQQEGSLYESGSKASLEDTCAQLLGGQKESYTFDFQNASLKNIFRIISDVSGFNVVLSPDVSGNVNVRLVDVGWNTALELILDNYGLARKCQNNIIRIAPKAALEEAKKSEPLVTEMIRISYADIAEMVKNLEKIKSADRGQISSDTRTNTLILTDIEDKIEEMVSVIQTLDIRTPQVMIESRIIEIARSFTQDLGLQWTLNNNIDVANPGFPTTLNGEFLVDLATNVTTPAGLYTLTMSDADHQLQLILAAAESEGKSRTIANPKVTTLDNKEAKIRSGREIPYQTFSANEGTKIEFVDAEINLTVKPHITAEEDVYMKITATQNQADFGQQVNGVPTIITKEANSEVLVDNGATVVLGGLFQQEINENRVRVPYLHQIPILGYLFKNRSQDDTISELLIFVTPTIVRENIE
- a CDS encoding pilus assembly protein PilP, with amino-acid sequence MKTQTQHSNGFPYRSGTRWLTASLMAVTLILAAWVPPLEAARTQNKTSLVRQLFVVSGSQKEKALVARMTMDPSVFTSPNLLSSLGLSREHITLINEVYEGAFNTNEFYNAKFRTLRDGFNRTHIRRAIRFFRSPLGRRVASLDSGYVKRWGEYESFLKSITNNPPEKSRLELINRLEKAKSQVDYEIKFKASILRTVAPLNDFFAVGSAEKLIMKLKMELRDHQRSLHIIDNLFRYRALSDREIERMVRFYESPEGRWYNQMDQEGNAEGIAKMNRRAVGAMQEVVRRLKSTKEDFDTLKAVFAPGLRYMFTDKRDPFVPQIDEVDIEAIQRQQEEAKGRQERMHERMEEQRLFRSRMDQELGGLPSIPYEVYRAVKRTDPRLHSDLEYYAALFKNKSELRKMSKDEIIEELNNYKNLIEKASGIGSMQIGSDLQNELGQLKLSGLIWNGQETVALVETPDTFGHTIRVGSLLGPRYGVVEAIDQEKITIIERIRDYQGNIRTQTRYLEFTKPADE
- a CDS encoding type 4a pilus biogenesis protein PilO, producing MDKILDKIPYDKLDRFQKPQAIMAGAVLCFGVILMYYFLVYSAYQDEYRDLETKLGKTQDKLKLYQQEVSQKELITKQVATLSGTLVEKKRQLPLVEQLPTLLNKISDVGRFLDVNIVTFRLDEASEKRFYKEIPITMTITGDYYRTAGFFDTLQSLLRMVNISKLKMVRETTQVSVKGKMGEAKREAVLLLKTDIQAKTFAYIEGSEKEGE
- a CDS encoding PilN domain-containing protein, whose amino-acid sequence is MNLIRVNLYDYQRIVREIIIQKLFAGILSAGLLAGVACFMVWAWQLVTVAQLEGDIEEVQAQVNTLTPDYRKVQKLKKKKERYGDIIKGIDGLRTKRSRTTELLEDLGRSLPDGVWLTVVEQRTLDDLANVPDLFLGVNKDGLREERARAEKEGREFEPHQFIQITGQGDDHQAIVHFVDRLRTLPYFDHVMLAKTEQKWEKNHPVKEFTIYSHVLKLEAPQKG
- the pilM gene encoding type IV pilus assembly protein PilM, which translates into the protein MFLSAKTPLLAIDIGSHSIKVAQLDGDPGKFELKNFGLMPLEPESVTDGVVRDEEQVTDALTRLLAAEKINNRFAVVSVSGEAVMIKKIRVPAMPEEDLADAIQEEAEQYIPFDIDDVRIDYQVLEPSTVLEEHEIEDEEEEKLDILLVAVQNEIIDSRLAVLAAAGLKPVIVDLDVFAMVNALANSRNVKDMGSVALVDLGHTFTHLNILMDGVSTFTRDIPVGGGMCTQNLVSRFQLEPKDAEAFKYGVLPEEVEKDDVINVILDSFDPLIEELHKAFEFFSSTSNSQVEKVFIMGGGALIPGVDGLIADRMAVPVEVFDPFESIKVPSTFDKKALAHMAPMSAVAIGLASRRFDYLEQMESKKKEQKVK
- a CDS encoding helix-turn-helix transcriptional regulator gives rise to the protein MASVNNVRKIRESKMMSKAELARKASVTVQTIDRIEKGNDCRLDTKRKIILALGYKLGERSKVFGEESSVDDRVSSQGRTKSKSRVKVRRQTGKGRKQA
- the miaB gene encoding tRNA (N6-isopentenyl adenosine(37)-C2)-methylthiotransferase MiaB, producing MKHVYLETFGCQMNVADTDRMELLLFHSGYTRTQHAEDADLILVNTCSIRDKAEQKVYSLFGSFRPLKQQNPDLLFGLAGCLAQQEQESLLKRMPFLDFIIGPDAVEDIPLAVDRVRREGKPLAWTEFDREKHYSIPVVQPVKPPGPSAFVNIIKGCDKFCSFCVVPFTRGREKSREASEIYGEVRQLVDQGAREIILLGQNVNAYGKRGLEKPVAFHELLYGVAEIPGVERLRFTTSHPRDFTPETVQAFREIDKLVNHLHLPVQSGNDRILDRMRRSHTVAEYMEQIDALRNAVPDIALSTDIIVGFPGETESEFEDTLRLMEKVGYSNSYMFAYSPRPNTPAALYEDSVPEEEKKRRLHATIDLQSRLTDQLSQQFLDKEVEVLVESRTSRQNMTFKGRNPEYWMVIFSGGEDELQTGDLARVRVHSAQGHVLKGEYVSKHAPATAVSL